In the genome of Tissierellales bacterium, one region contains:
- a CDS encoding helix-turn-helix transcriptional regulator — protein MKVKEYRIIKGFTQNELSELIGITQQTYSKKERGERSFTLDEVKKLKKILNISYEELFGED, from the coding sequence TTGAAAGTCAAAGAGTACAGAATTATAAAAGGGTTTACTCAAAATGAGTTATCTGAATTAATAGGAATAACTCAACAAACATACTCTAAAAAAGAGAGAGGGGAAAGAAGCTTTACCTTAGATGAGGTTAAAAAGCTAAAAAAAATATTAAATATAAGCTATGAGGAATTGTTTGGAGAAGATTAA